Proteins encoded in a region of the Eretmochelys imbricata isolate rEreImb1 chromosome 10, rEreImb1.hap1, whole genome shotgun sequence genome:
- the ZC3H7A gene encoding zinc finger CCCH domain-containing protein 7A isoform X2, with protein sequence MSSVPEDRSIRQQDIKKGLQFIQSTLPYPGTQEQYELFIRGLVRNLFNEGNDAYREGDWGRSQSHYTEALNISDYANSEEIHISNEILEKLHVNRIACYSNLRLHDKVLENCEIALRLNENNFRALYRKSKALNELGRYKKAYDVVAKCSLAVPQDESVIKLTQELAQKLGLKIRKAYVRARPTSSNSVSGEVSIKNSNSSVEDIESDLSEEKQETLSTVPSSNFVPEVSSDLASIPMQSVSSVMPLQVEKSSLPSAVLANGGNLSFSIPEACLDCGDGDDISIGEELDELLDSVPDSDESVTIYPVQFLEMEHQHLTAIIPLFYFSGTANVAVSASLVGRNPLEGTHELRQACQLCFIKTGPKLLDFTYHPNLEHKCKKDTLIGKIKNSEDKSWKKIRPRPTKTQYVGPYYICKDVAAEEECRYPGHCTFAYCQEEIDVWTLERKGAFSREALFGGNGKINFTVSQLLQEHHGLFMFLCEKCFDHKPRIISKRNKDNSSSCSHPAMHDFEDNKCLVHILRETTVKYSKIRSFHAQCQLDLCRHEVRYGCLREDECFYAHSLVELKVWIMQNETGMSHDTIAQESKKYWQNMEANAHGAQVLGNQMKHGSLNLKMKFVCAQCWRNGQVSEPDKNKKYCSAKARHPWTKDRRVVLVMSNERKKWMTIRPLPTKKQVPSQFDLCNHIASGKKCQYVGNCSFAHSPEEREMWTYMKENSIQDMEQLYEMWLKSQKPEKGEDTATQANKENGKQIHMPTDYAEVTVDFHCWMCGKNCNSEKQWQGHISSEKHKEKVFHTEDDQNCWQHRFPTGYFNICDRYMAGTCIEGNNCKFAHGNAELHEWEERRDVLRMKLSKARKDHLIAPNDNDFGKYSFLFKDLN encoded by the exons ATGTCCAGTGTACCTGAAGACAGAAGTATCAGACAGCAGGACATCAAGAAAGGATTGCAATTTATACA GTCTACTCTGCCCTATCCAGGGACACAAGAACAGTATGAG TTATTCATACGAGGGCTTGTTAGAAATCTCTTCAATGAAGGGAATGATGCATACCGAGAAGGTGATTGGGGAAGGTCACAGAGCCACTATACAGAAGCTTTAAACATATCAGATTATGCCAATTCTGAAGAAATCCACATTTCCAATGAAATACTAGAGAAGCTGCATGTAAACCGTATAGCATGTTATTCAAATTTG AGATTGCATGATAAAGTTCTAGAAAACTGTGAAATAGCTTTAAGgttaaatgaaaacaatttcaGAGCTCTATATCGGAAATCCAAAGCCTTAAATGAATTGGGAAGGTATAAGAAGGCTTACGATGTTGTTGCAAAATGCTCTCTGGCTGTACCACAG GATGAAAGTGTGATAAAGCTGACTCAAGAACTTGCTCAGAAACTAggattaaaaataagaaaagcaTATGTCAGAGCAAGG CCAACTTCCTCAAACTCAGTTTCTGGAGAAGTGTCAATTAAG AATTCAAATTCTTCTGTAGAAGATATTGAGTCAG ATTTATCAGAAGAGAAACAAGAGACACTTTCTACTGTTCCGTCATCAAATTTTGTCCCAGAAGTGTCAAGTGACTTGGCCTCAATACCTATGCAATCCGTATCTTCTGTCATGCCTCTTCAAGTGGAAAAGAGTTCTCTGCCTTCTGCAGTGCTGGCAAATGGGGGAAACCTCTCTTTCTCTATTCCAGAAGCATGTTTAGATTGTGGAGATGGAGATGATATTAGTATTGGGGAAGAACTTGATGAACTACTTGATTCTGTACCTGACTCGGATGAAAGTGTAACG ATCTATCCAGTTCAGTTTCTAGAGATGGAACACCAACACTTAACAGCAATAATTCCTCTCTTTTACTT CAGTGGAACTGCTAACGTAGCTGTATCTGCATCACTTGTTGGAAGAAACCCATTGGAAGGTACACATGAACTAAGACAGGCCTGCCAATTATGTTTCATCAAAACAG GGCCTAAGTTATTGGATTTCACTTACCATCCCAATTTAGAGCATAAGTGTAAAAAGGATACTCTAATTGGTAAAATAAAGAATTCTGAAGATAAATCATGGAAAAAAATACGCCCAAGACCAACAAAAACTCAGTATGTAGGACCATATTATATATGTAAAG ATGTTGCTGCTGAAGAAGAGTGTAGGTATCCAGGCCACTGCACGTTTGCGTATTGCCAGGAGGAGATAGACGTGTGGACTCTAGAGCGCAAAGGAGCCTTTAGTCGAGAAGCTCTCTTTGGAGGAAATGGGAAGATCAACTTTACAGTATCCCAACTCCTTCAAGAACACCACGGACTATTTATGTTTCTTTGTGAG AAATGCTTTGATCACAAACCTAGAATAATAAGCAAAAGGAACAAGGAtaattcttcttcttgttctcACCCTGCCATGCATGACTTTGAAGATAACAA GTGCCTTGTCCACATTTTGCGAGAAACTACAGTAAAGTATTCCAAAATCCGTTCGTTTCATGCTCAGTGTCAGCTAGACCTGTGCAGGCATGAGGTCCGTTATGGCTGTTTAAGAGAAGATGAGTGTTTTTATGCACACAGTCTTGTAGAACTCAAAGTTTGGATAATGCAGAATGAGACAG GTATGTCACATGATACTATTGCTCAAGAATCAAAGAAATATTGGCAGAATATGGAAGCAAATGCACATGGAGCACAG gttCTTGGCAATCAAATGAAGCATGGATCTCTAAATCTGAAAATGAAGTTTGTGTGTGCCCAGTGCTGGAGAAATGGTCAAGTTAGTGAgccagacaaaaacaaaaaatactgtagtgcaaaAGCAAGACACCC ATGGACCAAAGATCGTCGTGTGGTGCTGGTGATGTCTAATGAGCGTAAGAAGTGGATGACCATTCGTCCTCTTCCCACGAAGAAACAAGTGCCTTCGCAGTTTGAT TTGTGCAATCATATTGCTTCAGGCAAGAAATGTCAATATGTTGGAAACTGCTCCTTTGCTCACAGTcctgaggagagagagatgtggacCTATATGAAAGAGAATAGTA TTCAAGACATGGAGCAGTTGTATGAAATGTGGCTAAAGAGTCAAAAACCAGAAAAAGGAGAAGATACAGCTACTCAAGCAAACAAAGAAAATGGGAAGCAAATTCATATGCCAACTGACTATGCTGAAGTTACA GTGGATTTTCACTGCTGGATGTGTGGAAAGAACTGTAATAGTGAGAAACAATGGCAAGGTCACATTTCTTCAGAAAAGCATAAGGAGAAGGTATTCCACACTGAGGATGATCAAAACTGTTGGCAGCATCGGTTTCCAACTGGATATTTTAACATTTGTGATAG atataTGGCTGGTACTTGCATTGAAGGAAACAACTGTAAATTTGCACATGGAAATGCTGAGCTCCATGAATGGGAAGAACGAAGAGATGTTCTAAGAATGAAGCTCAGCAAAGCAAGAAAAGACCACTTGATTGCTCCAAATGATAATGACTTTGGAAAATATAGTTTTTTGTTTAAAGATTTAAACTAA
- the ZC3H7A gene encoding zinc finger CCCH domain-containing protein 7A isoform X1 produces the protein MSSVPEDRSIRQQDIKKGLQFIQSTLPYPGTQEQYELFIRGLVRNLFNEGNDAYREGDWGRSQSHYTEALNISDYANSEEIHISNEILEKLHVNRIACYSNLRLHDKVLENCEIALRLNENNFRALYRKSKALNELGRYKKAYDVVAKCSLAVPQDESVIKLTQELAQKLGLKIRKAYVRARPTSSNSVSGEVSIKNSNSSVEDIESDLSEEKQETLSTVPSSNFVPEVSSDLASIPMQSVSSVMPLQVEKSSLPSAVLANGGNLSFSIPEACLDCGDGDDISIGEELDELLDSVPDSDESVTQTTVVGGPIPSASVAPNIAFSTTLLGTLPVGAGFVPAASFSEMYSQPLASSLENFCSSLNTFPISDSKRDLSSSVSRDGTPTLNSNNSSLLLINGPNALFGTEDYMGIAGQTRNDFSHVFSSGTANVAVSASLVGRNPLEGTHELRQACQLCFIKTGPKLLDFTYHPNLEHKCKKDTLIGKIKNSEDKSWKKIRPRPTKTQYVGPYYICKDVAAEEECRYPGHCTFAYCQEEIDVWTLERKGAFSREALFGGNGKINFTVSQLLQEHHGLFMFLCEKCFDHKPRIISKRNKDNSSSCSHPAMHDFEDNKCLVHILRETTVKYSKIRSFHAQCQLDLCRHEVRYGCLREDECFYAHSLVELKVWIMQNETGMSHDTIAQESKKYWQNMEANAHGAQVLGNQMKHGSLNLKMKFVCAQCWRNGQVSEPDKNKKYCSAKARHPWTKDRRVVLVMSNERKKWMTIRPLPTKKQVPSQFDLCNHIASGKKCQYVGNCSFAHSPEEREMWTYMKENSIQDMEQLYEMWLKSQKPEKGEDTATQANKENGKQIHMPTDYAEVTVDFHCWMCGKNCNSEKQWQGHISSEKHKEKVFHTEDDQNCWQHRFPTGYFNICDRYMAGTCIEGNNCKFAHGNAELHEWEERRDVLRMKLSKARKDHLIAPNDNDFGKYSFLFKDLN, from the exons ATGTCCAGTGTACCTGAAGACAGAAGTATCAGACAGCAGGACATCAAGAAAGGATTGCAATTTATACA GTCTACTCTGCCCTATCCAGGGACACAAGAACAGTATGAG TTATTCATACGAGGGCTTGTTAGAAATCTCTTCAATGAAGGGAATGATGCATACCGAGAAGGTGATTGGGGAAGGTCACAGAGCCACTATACAGAAGCTTTAAACATATCAGATTATGCCAATTCTGAAGAAATCCACATTTCCAATGAAATACTAGAGAAGCTGCATGTAAACCGTATAGCATGTTATTCAAATTTG AGATTGCATGATAAAGTTCTAGAAAACTGTGAAATAGCTTTAAGgttaaatgaaaacaatttcaGAGCTCTATATCGGAAATCCAAAGCCTTAAATGAATTGGGAAGGTATAAGAAGGCTTACGATGTTGTTGCAAAATGCTCTCTGGCTGTACCACAG GATGAAAGTGTGATAAAGCTGACTCAAGAACTTGCTCAGAAACTAggattaaaaataagaaaagcaTATGTCAGAGCAAGG CCAACTTCCTCAAACTCAGTTTCTGGAGAAGTGTCAATTAAG AATTCAAATTCTTCTGTAGAAGATATTGAGTCAG ATTTATCAGAAGAGAAACAAGAGACACTTTCTACTGTTCCGTCATCAAATTTTGTCCCAGAAGTGTCAAGTGACTTGGCCTCAATACCTATGCAATCCGTATCTTCTGTCATGCCTCTTCAAGTGGAAAAGAGTTCTCTGCCTTCTGCAGTGCTGGCAAATGGGGGAAACCTCTCTTTCTCTATTCCAGAAGCATGTTTAGATTGTGGAGATGGAGATGATATTAGTATTGGGGAAGAACTTGATGAACTACTTGATTCTGTACCTGACTCGGATGAAAGTGTAACG caAACCACAGTAGTCGGAGGACCCATTCCATCAGCTAGTGTAGCTCCCAATATAGCCTTCTCCACAACTTTGTTAGGAACTTTACCAGTTGGTGCAGGATTTGTTCCAgcagcctcattttcagaaatgtattCACAGCCTCTGGCTTCTTCTTTGGAAAATTTTTGTTCCTCTTTAAACACCTTTCCAATCAGTGACTCAAAAAGAG ATCTATCCAGTTCAGTTTCTAGAGATGGAACACCAACACTTAACAGCAATAATTCCTCTCTTTTACTT ATAAATGGCCCCAATGCTTTGTTTGGGACTGAGGATTACATGGGAATTGCAGGTCAAACTAGGAATGACTTTTCACATGTTTTTAGCAGTGGAACTGCTAACGTAGCTGTATCTGCATCACTTGTTGGAAGAAACCCATTGGAAGGTACACATGAACTAAGACAGGCCTGCCAATTATGTTTCATCAAAACAG GGCCTAAGTTATTGGATTTCACTTACCATCCCAATTTAGAGCATAAGTGTAAAAAGGATACTCTAATTGGTAAAATAAAGAATTCTGAAGATAAATCATGGAAAAAAATACGCCCAAGACCAACAAAAACTCAGTATGTAGGACCATATTATATATGTAAAG ATGTTGCTGCTGAAGAAGAGTGTAGGTATCCAGGCCACTGCACGTTTGCGTATTGCCAGGAGGAGATAGACGTGTGGACTCTAGAGCGCAAAGGAGCCTTTAGTCGAGAAGCTCTCTTTGGAGGAAATGGGAAGATCAACTTTACAGTATCCCAACTCCTTCAAGAACACCACGGACTATTTATGTTTCTTTGTGAG AAATGCTTTGATCACAAACCTAGAATAATAAGCAAAAGGAACAAGGAtaattcttcttcttgttctcACCCTGCCATGCATGACTTTGAAGATAACAA GTGCCTTGTCCACATTTTGCGAGAAACTACAGTAAAGTATTCCAAAATCCGTTCGTTTCATGCTCAGTGTCAGCTAGACCTGTGCAGGCATGAGGTCCGTTATGGCTGTTTAAGAGAAGATGAGTGTTTTTATGCACACAGTCTTGTAGAACTCAAAGTTTGGATAATGCAGAATGAGACAG GTATGTCACATGATACTATTGCTCAAGAATCAAAGAAATATTGGCAGAATATGGAAGCAAATGCACATGGAGCACAG gttCTTGGCAATCAAATGAAGCATGGATCTCTAAATCTGAAAATGAAGTTTGTGTGTGCCCAGTGCTGGAGAAATGGTCAAGTTAGTGAgccagacaaaaacaaaaaatactgtagtgcaaaAGCAAGACACCC ATGGACCAAAGATCGTCGTGTGGTGCTGGTGATGTCTAATGAGCGTAAGAAGTGGATGACCATTCGTCCTCTTCCCACGAAGAAACAAGTGCCTTCGCAGTTTGAT TTGTGCAATCATATTGCTTCAGGCAAGAAATGTCAATATGTTGGAAACTGCTCCTTTGCTCACAGTcctgaggagagagagatgtggacCTATATGAAAGAGAATAGTA TTCAAGACATGGAGCAGTTGTATGAAATGTGGCTAAAGAGTCAAAAACCAGAAAAAGGAGAAGATACAGCTACTCAAGCAAACAAAGAAAATGGGAAGCAAATTCATATGCCAACTGACTATGCTGAAGTTACA GTGGATTTTCACTGCTGGATGTGTGGAAAGAACTGTAATAGTGAGAAACAATGGCAAGGTCACATTTCTTCAGAAAAGCATAAGGAGAAGGTATTCCACACTGAGGATGATCAAAACTGTTGGCAGCATCGGTTTCCAACTGGATATTTTAACATTTGTGATAG atataTGGCTGGTACTTGCATTGAAGGAAACAACTGTAAATTTGCACATGGAAATGCTGAGCTCCATGAATGGGAAGAACGAAGAGATGTTCTAAGAATGAAGCTCAGCAAAGCAAGAAAAGACCACTTGATTGCTCCAAATGATAATGACTTTGGAAAATATAGTTTTTTGTTTAAAGATTTAAACTAA